Proteins co-encoded in one Oncorhynchus masou masou isolate Uvic2021 chromosome 22, UVic_Omas_1.1, whole genome shotgun sequence genomic window:
- the LOC135509184 gene encoding synembryn-B-like isoform X2, with the protein MDLNIILLQLQTDNEEDIERLLHQYNGENNLTFTFDPKGEDLRSRLCQGLLTVLGRQVGPRCQCTCLETLRILSRDKRVLGPVGTREGMLVLAGLARLRGGAEGGDSLQREVQIEEKERVVVEALKCLCNVVFNSTAAQQVGADVQLARALCARLHAARTGRHEVGLFSLRLLFLLSALRPDVRGALRRELCAVGLLKEVLECTLDVRWVGPYEVAPLNPQALPIPAEDNERAMEALKALFNLTLSDTSDEDGDHQLRLITAIMRHLLMLKTQAEDKTEEAHSHAINLLSNLPVSCLDVLIDVPVQGGQEEYSGKNMDVVQVLLDFMEKRIDKSANYKEGLTPVLSLLTEGSRYHREIRRYIKTQVLPPLKEVKVRPEIGSTIRNKLVRLMTHVDMGVKQSAAEFLFVLCKENVDNLLKYTGYGNAAGLLVARGLLAGGRGETKYSDDEDSDTEEYKSAKPFINPITGHVEEPMPNPIEEMTEEQIEYEAQELVNMFDKLSRQQLIRPMGVRRDGSLAPLEEALRQPTTDSCSSDSD; encoded by the exons ATGGATTTAAACATTATCTTGTTGCAGCTTCAAACTGACAATGAAGAGGACATTGAAAGGCTTTTGCACCAGTACAACGGAGAG AATAATCTCACATTCACCTTTGACCCAAAAGGGGAGGATCTACGAAGT AGGCTGTGTCAGGGCCTACTGACTGTGCTGGGGAGGCAGGTTGGGCCCCGTTGTCAGTGTACCTGCCTGGAGACCCTCCGCATTCTGTCCCGAGACAAGCGGGTCCTGGGCCCTGTGGGAACCCGGGAGGGCATGTTGGTCCTGGCCGGGCTGGCCCGGTTGCGGGGGGGAGCGGAAGGGGGTGACAGCCTGCAGAGGGAGGTCCagatagaggagaaagagagggtagtGGTGGAGGCCCTCAAGTGCCTGTGTAACGTGGTGTTCAACAGCACAGCAGCGCAGCAGGTGGGTGCCGACGTGCAGCTTGCACGGGCTCTGTGTGCCCGCCTGCATGCCGCCCGCACTGGGCGCCACGAGGTGGGCCTGTTCTCTCTGCGCCTGCTCTTCCTGCTCTCGGCGCTGCGACCAGACGTCCGGGGAGCACTCCGAAGGGAGCTGTGTGCCGTGGGGCTCCTCAAAGAGGTGCTGGAGTGTACCCTGGATGTACGCTGGGTGGGCCCCTACGAGGTGGCCCCTCTAAACCCCCAGGCCCTGCCCATCCCTGCTGAAGACAATGAGAGGGCCATGGAGGCCCTGAAAGCCCTGTTCaacctcacgctgtctgacaCTAGCGACGAG GATGGTGACCACCAGCTCCGCCTCATCACCGCCATCATGCGCCATCTATTGATGCTAAAGACTCAGGCAGAGGACAAAACAGAGGAAGCACACAG CCACGCAATCAATTTGCTTAGTAACCTGCCTGTGTCTTGTCTGGATGTGCTGATTGATGTGCCCGTCCAGGGGGGCCAGGAGGAGTACAGCGGGAAGAACATGGACGTTGTGCAGGTGCTACTGGACTTCATGGAGAAGAGGATAGACAAG AGCGCCAACTACAAAGAGGGACTGACACCAGTTCTCAGCCTGCTGACCGAGGGCTCCAGGTACCACAGGGAGATCCGCAGATACATCAAGACACAG gtgCTGCCCCCTCTGAAGGAGGTCAAGGTCCGACCGGAGATCGGGTCCACCATCAGGAACAAACTGGTGCGTCTCATGACCCACGTGGACATGGGTGTGAAGCAGAGCGCAGCAGAGTTCCTTTTTGTCCTCTGCAAAGAGAACG TGGACAACCTGTTGAAGTACACAGGGTATGGTAATGCAGCAGGACTCCTGGTGGCTCGAGGCCTGCTGGCAGGGGGGCGAGGAGAGACAAAGTATTCAGATGACGAAGACTCTGACACTGAAGAGTACAAATCGGCTAAACCTTT catCAACCCCATCACGGGCCACGTGGAGGAACCCATGCCTAACCCCATAGAAGAGATGACTGAGGAGCAGATAGAGTACGAGGCCCAGGAACTAGTCAACATGTTCGACAAGTTGTCAAG GCAGCAGCTGATTAGGCCCATGGGGGTGAGGCGGGATGGCTCACTGGCGCCCCTAGAGGAGGCTCTGAGACAGCCCACAACTGACAGctgcagctcagactcagactaG
- the LOC135509184 gene encoding synembryn-B-like isoform X1, with amino-acid sequence MDLNIILLQLQTDNEEDIERLLHQYNGENNLTFTFDPKGEDLRSRLCQGLLTVLGRQVGPRCQCTCLETLRILSRDKRVLGPVGTREGMLVLAGLARLRGGAEGGDSLQREVQIEEKERVVVEALKCLCNVVFNSTAAQQVGADVQLARALCARLHAARTGRHEVGLFSLRLLFLLSALRPDVRGALRRELCAVGLLKEVLECTLDVRWVGPYEVAPLNPQALPIPAEDNERAMEALKALFNLTLSDTSDEDGDHQLRLITAIMRHLLMLKTQAEDKTEEAHSHAINLLSNLPVSCLDVLIDVPVQGGQEEYSGKNMDVVQVLLDFMEKRIDKQSANYKEGLTPVLSLLTEGSRYHREIRRYIKTQVLPPLKEVKVRPEIGSTIRNKLVRLMTHVDMGVKQSAAEFLFVLCKENVDNLLKYTGYGNAAGLLVARGLLAGGRGETKYSDDEDSDTEEYKSAKPFINPITGHVEEPMPNPIEEMTEEQIEYEAQELVNMFDKLSRQQLIRPMGVRRDGSLAPLEEALRQPTTDSCSSDSD; translated from the exons ATGGATTTAAACATTATCTTGTTGCAGCTTCAAACTGACAATGAAGAGGACATTGAAAGGCTTTTGCACCAGTACAACGGAGAG AATAATCTCACATTCACCTTTGACCCAAAAGGGGAGGATCTACGAAGT AGGCTGTGTCAGGGCCTACTGACTGTGCTGGGGAGGCAGGTTGGGCCCCGTTGTCAGTGTACCTGCCTGGAGACCCTCCGCATTCTGTCCCGAGACAAGCGGGTCCTGGGCCCTGTGGGAACCCGGGAGGGCATGTTGGTCCTGGCCGGGCTGGCCCGGTTGCGGGGGGGAGCGGAAGGGGGTGACAGCCTGCAGAGGGAGGTCCagatagaggagaaagagagggtagtGGTGGAGGCCCTCAAGTGCCTGTGTAACGTGGTGTTCAACAGCACAGCAGCGCAGCAGGTGGGTGCCGACGTGCAGCTTGCACGGGCTCTGTGTGCCCGCCTGCATGCCGCCCGCACTGGGCGCCACGAGGTGGGCCTGTTCTCTCTGCGCCTGCTCTTCCTGCTCTCGGCGCTGCGACCAGACGTCCGGGGAGCACTCCGAAGGGAGCTGTGTGCCGTGGGGCTCCTCAAAGAGGTGCTGGAGTGTACCCTGGATGTACGCTGGGTGGGCCCCTACGAGGTGGCCCCTCTAAACCCCCAGGCCCTGCCCATCCCTGCTGAAGACAATGAGAGGGCCATGGAGGCCCTGAAAGCCCTGTTCaacctcacgctgtctgacaCTAGCGACGAG GATGGTGACCACCAGCTCCGCCTCATCACCGCCATCATGCGCCATCTATTGATGCTAAAGACTCAGGCAGAGGACAAAACAGAGGAAGCACACAG CCACGCAATCAATTTGCTTAGTAACCTGCCTGTGTCTTGTCTGGATGTGCTGATTGATGTGCCCGTCCAGGGGGGCCAGGAGGAGTACAGCGGGAAGAACATGGACGTTGTGCAGGTGCTACTGGACTTCATGGAGAAGAGGATAGACAAG CAGAGCGCCAACTACAAAGAGGGACTGACACCAGTTCTCAGCCTGCTGACCGAGGGCTCCAGGTACCACAGGGAGATCCGCAGATACATCAAGACACAG gtgCTGCCCCCTCTGAAGGAGGTCAAGGTCCGACCGGAGATCGGGTCCACCATCAGGAACAAACTGGTGCGTCTCATGACCCACGTGGACATGGGTGTGAAGCAGAGCGCAGCAGAGTTCCTTTTTGTCCTCTGCAAAGAGAACG TGGACAACCTGTTGAAGTACACAGGGTATGGTAATGCAGCAGGACTCCTGGTGGCTCGAGGCCTGCTGGCAGGGGGGCGAGGAGAGACAAAGTATTCAGATGACGAAGACTCTGACACTGAAGAGTACAAATCGGCTAAACCTTT catCAACCCCATCACGGGCCACGTGGAGGAACCCATGCCTAACCCCATAGAAGAGATGACTGAGGAGCAGATAGAGTACGAGGCCCAGGAACTAGTCAACATGTTCGACAAGTTGTCAAG GCAGCAGCTGATTAGGCCCATGGGGGTGAGGCGGGATGGCTCACTGGCGCCCCTAGAGGAGGCTCTGAGACAGCCCACAACTGACAGctgcagctcagactcagactaG
- the si:dkey-103i16.6 gene encoding LOW QUALITY PROTEIN: NAD-dependent protein deacetylase sirtuin-3 (The sequence of the model RefSeq protein was modified relative to this genomic sequence to represent the inferred CDS: inserted 1 base in 1 codon), producing MSKARSSWDKRAPQGPAHTRLTRSSTPQAWHTEPPQDSGPGPHGTQQRKQTDSALPLAQDLSQMSVSGQDTSLPRKGRVSKGSSGPIQXGPSSSGSKPTQSSPSGPAMNPSPRGGLAAVSRLVKLGRCKNVVVVAGAGISTASGIPDFRTPGTGLYANLAKYNIPYPEAIFNIEYFSNDPRPFFSLAKELYPGSHRPNYIHYFIHMLHLKGLLLRMYTQNIDGLEKISGIPDEKLVEAHGSFATASCHLCYTPFPAQEAKSAIMSDKVPVCTFCQATVKPDIVFFGEDLPEKYFLHSKDFPKADLLIIMGTSLQIEPFASLVNTVRSTVPRLLLNRDAVGPFQKVPLRRGDYIELGDLVDTVRRFGEFLGWHSEIQDLMTSQENGTIPTLVSNVSSGRGREGPTQTKATGLGRRGASEPRGRLPPKSRPGASGPTNGSSESDSESDSKSIVSSSPSK from the exons ATGAGCAAGGCCAGATCCAGCTGGGACAAGAGGGCCCCCCAGGGGCCTGCCCACACCAGGTTGACCCGTAGCTCCACCCCCCAGGCCTGGCACACAGAGCCGCCCCAGGACTCTGGGCCTGGCCCACATGGGACCCAGCAGAGGAAGCAGACAGACTCAGCCCTACCCCTGGCCCAGGACCTCAGTCAAATGAGCGTGAGTGGACAAGACACCTCACTACCACG GAAAGGGAGGGTGTCTAAGGGCAGCAGTGGCCCCATCC GGGGTCCGTCGTCCTCTGGCTCTAAGCCTACACAGAGCTCCCCCTCTGGGCCGGCAATGAATCCCTCTCCCCGGGGAGGCCTGGCTGCTGTGTCTCGACTGGTGAAACTGGGGCGCTGTAAGAACGTGGTGGTGGTGGCCGGTGCAGGCATCAGTACTGCCAGCGGTATCCCAGACTTTAG GACCCCGGGCACAGGGCTGTACGCCAATTTGGCCAAGTACAACATCCCCTACCCGGAGGCCATCTTCAACATCGAGTACTTCTCCAACGACCCTCGGCCCTTCTTCTCCCTGGCCAAGGAGTTGTACCCAGGCAGCCACCGACCCAACTACATCCACTACTTCATCCACATGCTGCACCTCAAGGGCCTGCTGCTCCGCATGTACACTCAGAACATTGACGGCCTGGAGAAGA TAAGTGGCATCCCAGACGAGAAGCTGGTGGAGGCTCATGGAAGTTTTGCGACTGCTTCCTGTCACCTGTGCTACACCCCATTCCCTGCCCAGGAGGCCAAG AGTGCCATAATGAGTGACAAGGTCCCGGTCTGTACATTCTGCCAGGCCACGGTCAAACCGGACATAGTGTTCTTTGGAGAGGACCTTCCTGAGAAGTACTTCCTGCATTCTAAAGACTTCCCTAAAGCTGACCTGCTCATCATCATGGGCACGTCTTTACAG ATCGAGCCCTTTGCCAGCCTGGTGAACACAGTGAGGTCCACGGTTCCGCGGCTGCTCCTGAACCGGGACGCGGTGGGTCCCTTTCAGAAGGTGCCCCTGAGGAGGGGTGACTACATAGAGCTGGGGGACCTGGTGGACACGGTCAGGAGGTTTGGGGAATTCCTAGGGTGGCATTCTGAGATCCAAGACCTGATGACCAGTCAGGAAAATGGG ACCATCCCTACTCTGGTAAGCAATGTTTCATCAGGAAGGGGCCGAGAAGGGCCCACCCAGACCAAAGCCACTggcctggggaggagaggggcatCAGAGCCCCGAGGAAGGTTGCCCCCTAAGTCCAGGCCAGGGGCCAGTGGCCCCACCAACGGCAGTAGTGAGAGCGACTCAGAGTCAGACAGCAAGAGCATAGTTTCATCCAGCCCAAGTAAATGA